In Streptomyces sp. NBC_00414, a single window of DNA contains:
- a CDS encoding SDR family oxidoreductase: MAEPTQSRTAVITGASSGIGAATARELARQGYTVVLTARRADRLEAVAKQVHSDGGTAKVHPLDVTDREAVTAFAGQLESCDVLVNIAGGAYGTEEIAQADPADWQRMYDVNVVGALHMTQSLLPLLVASGDGVVVVLTSTASFTNYEGGGGYSAAKHGAHVLAETLRLEACGQPLRVIEIAPGMVHTEEFSLNRYRGSSEKADAVYAGVPFPLVAGDVADVVAFAVTRPSHVNIDLLVVRPRAQAAQHKVHRVS, translated from the coding sequence ATGGCAGAGCCCACTCAGTCGCGTACGGCTGTGATCACCGGAGCAAGCAGCGGCATCGGCGCGGCCACCGCGCGGGAACTGGCCCGCCAGGGCTACACCGTGGTGCTCACGGCACGCAGAGCGGACCGGCTGGAAGCCGTTGCCAAGCAGGTGCACTCCGACGGCGGGACGGCGAAGGTCCATCCGCTCGACGTGACCGACCGCGAGGCCGTGACCGCGTTCGCCGGACAGCTCGAATCCTGTGACGTGCTGGTCAACATCGCGGGCGGCGCGTACGGGACCGAGGAGATCGCCCAGGCCGATCCGGCCGACTGGCAGCGCATGTACGACGTGAACGTCGTGGGCGCGCTCCACATGACCCAGTCGCTGCTGCCCCTGCTGGTCGCCAGCGGCGACGGCGTGGTCGTCGTACTGACCTCCACCGCCTCCTTCACCAATTACGAGGGCGGCGGCGGTTACAGCGCCGCCAAGCACGGAGCCCACGTGCTGGCGGAGACACTGCGCCTGGAGGCGTGCGGTCAGCCGTTGCGGGTCATCGAGATCGCACCCGGCATGGTGCACACCGAGGAGTTCTCCCTCAACCGCTACCGCGGCAGCAGCGAGAAGGCCGATGCAGTCTATGCGGGGGTGCCCTTCCCGCTGGTCGCCGGGGACGTCGCCGATGTGGTGGCCTTTGCGGTGACCCGGCCCTCGCACGTCAACATCGACCTGCTGGTGGTGCGCCCGCGGGCGCAGGCGGCCCAGCACAAGGTGCACCGCGTCTCCTGA
- a CDS encoding NAD(P)-binding domain-containing protein yields MVDHSLDQFPVAVIGAGPIGLAAAAHLAERNVPFVVLEAGDTAAAAVRSWSHVQLFSPWEYNTDPAARRLLAEAGWQEPDASELPTGGDLVKQYLQPLAELPALAPHIHYGSTVTALSRLGTDRLRTAGREQAPFVVRLADGEELLARTVIDASGTWRQPNAVGANGLPAHGEQDAAAWITHGLPDVFGADRDQHAGHHTVVVGAGHSAANTLLALAELADAAPGTSITWAIRSADPSASFGGGSDDELPARGALGSGLKMLVDTGRVTLAANFRTHSIRRAGDNQVELVSTQGGEQSITADRIVAATGFRPDYGISDELRLELDPIMSAPRALAPLIDPNQHSCGTVTPHGYRELAHPEPGYYIVGMKSYGRAPTFLMLTGYEQVRSIAAALAGDLESAQSVELQLPETGVCSVTAGGEAIALRLGLSKEEHEQLLHVTAKYLGTSATAADAVLSAATELGIDHTAALQLAAYAADQFDAPGATGC; encoded by the coding sequence GTGGTTGACCACAGCCTCGACCAGTTCCCCGTCGCCGTGATCGGAGCGGGCCCGATCGGCCTGGCCGCCGCCGCGCACCTGGCCGAACGCAACGTCCCCTTCGTAGTGCTGGAAGCCGGAGACACCGCGGCGGCAGCAGTACGGTCCTGGTCCCACGTCCAGCTGTTCAGCCCCTGGGAATACAACACCGACCCGGCCGCCCGGCGCCTGCTGGCCGAGGCCGGCTGGCAGGAGCCGGACGCCTCGGAGCTGCCTACCGGCGGAGACCTGGTCAAGCAGTACCTGCAGCCACTGGCCGAACTGCCCGCCCTGGCCCCGCACATCCACTACGGCTCGACCGTCACGGCTCTGAGCCGGCTGGGCACCGACCGGCTGCGCACCGCCGGCCGCGAGCAGGCTCCCTTCGTCGTCCGCCTCGCCGACGGCGAGGAACTGCTGGCCCGTACGGTCATCGACGCCTCCGGCACCTGGCGCCAGCCCAACGCCGTCGGCGCCAACGGACTGCCCGCCCACGGCGAGCAGGACGCGGCTGCCTGGATCACCCACGGACTGCCCGACGTGTTCGGCGCGGACCGCGATCAGCACGCCGGGCACCACACCGTCGTCGTCGGCGCCGGGCACTCGGCGGCCAACACCCTGCTGGCTCTGGCCGAGTTGGCGGACGCGGCGCCGGGTACCTCCATCACCTGGGCCATCCGCAGCGCCGATCCGTCCGCCTCGTTCGGCGGCGGCAGCGACGACGAGCTGCCCGCGCGCGGCGCGCTCGGTTCGGGACTGAAGATGCTGGTGGACACCGGCCGCGTCACCCTGGCGGCGAACTTCCGAACCCACAGCATCCGCCGCGCGGGCGACAACCAGGTCGAGCTGGTCTCCACCCAGGGCGGCGAACAGAGCATCACGGCCGACCGGATCGTGGCGGCCACCGGTTTCCGCCCGGACTACGGCATCAGCGACGAACTGCGCCTGGAACTGGACCCGATCATGTCCGCGCCCCGTGCGCTGGCCCCGCTGATCGACCCCAACCAGCACTCCTGCGGCACCGTCACCCCGCACGGCTACCGCGAACTGGCCCACCCCGAGCCGGGCTACTACATCGTCGGCATGAAGAGCTACGGCCGCGCCCCCACCTTCCTCATGCTCACCGGCTACGAGCAGGTGCGTTCCATCGCCGCGGCGCTGGCGGGAGACCTGGAGTCCGCCCAGTCGGTGGAACTGCAGCTGCCGGAGACCGGGGTGTGCTCGGTGACGGCCGGCGGCGAGGCGATCGCCCTGCGGCTGGGCCTGAGTAAGGAAGAGCACGAGCAGCTCCTGCACGTCACCGCCAAGTACCTGGGCACCTCGGCCACCGCGGCGGACGCGGTCCTGTCCGCGGCCACCGAACTCGGCATCGACCACACCGCGGCACTCCAGCTGGCGGCCTACGCCGCCGACCAGTTCGACGCGCCCGGCGCCACCGGCTGCTGA